A single genomic interval of Macadamia integrifolia cultivar HAES 741 chromosome 6, SCU_Mint_v3, whole genome shotgun sequence harbors:
- the LOC122081755 gene encoding protein MODIFYING WALL LIGNIN-2-like isoform X4, which yields MEKNQPSYAFSVFCSIFISLGLVAFSTCIAAEFKRIRIIGNLMIGSQFCLKEKKTSDPAKKQWIPIILLVLSWISSGLAIILLGTAISMSHRQPYGKGWLDGDCYFVRRGVYSGSGALVLVSESLILGSVFTITRTRHWRKKVDQEMKVNDEQTR from the exons ATGGAAAAAAACCAACCTTCCTATGCCTTCTCAGTTTTCTGCTCAATCTTTATCTCTCTTGGCCTTGTTGCCTTCTCCACATGTATCGCCGCCGAGTTTAAGAGAATACGG ATAATTGGAAACTTGATGATTGGAAGCCAATTTTgcttgaaagagaagaaaaccagTGACCCAGCCAAGAAGCAATGGATACCAATCatccttcttgttctatcttG GATCAGCTCTGGATTAGCAATTATATTATTGGGTACAGCCATAAGTATGAGCCATAGGCAACCCTATGGCAAAGGATGGTTAGATGGGGATTGCTACTTCGTTAGAAGAGGGGTGTATAGCGGATCAGGTGCACTAGTTCTGGTTTCAGAAAGCCTAATACTTGGCTCAGTTTTCACCATTACAAGGACAAGACATTGGAGAAAGAAGGTTGATCAGGAGATGAAGGTGAATGATGAACAAACACGATGA
- the LOC122081755 gene encoding protein MODIFYING WALL LIGNIN-1-like isoform X3: MEKNQPSYAFSVFCSIFISLGLVAFSTCIAAEFKRIRDMKLDGELCFLPRSSASGLGLVALICLLVAQIIGNLMIGSQFCLKEKKTSDPAKKQWIPIILLVLSWISSGLAIILLGTAISMSHRQPYGKGWLDGDCYFVRRGVYSGSGALVLVSESLILGSVFTITRTRHWRKKVDQEMKVNDEQTR, from the exons ATGGAAAAAAACCAACCTTCCTATGCCTTCTCAGTTTTCTGCTCAATCTTTATCTCTCTTGGCCTTGTTGCCTTCTCCACATGTATCGCCGCCGAGTTTAAGAGAATACGG GATATGAAATTGGATGGTGAACTCTGTTTTCTTCCACGGAGTTCGGCATCTGGGTTAGGCCTTGTGGCTTTGATATGTCTCCTGGTTGCTCAGATAATTGGAAACTTGATGATTGGAAGCCAATTTTgcttgaaagagaagaaaaccagTGACCCAGCCAAGAAGCAATGGATACCAATCatccttcttgttctatcttG GATCAGCTCTGGATTAGCAATTATATTATTGGGTACAGCCATAAGTATGAGCCATAGGCAACCCTATGGCAAAGGATGGTTAGATGGGGATTGCTACTTCGTTAGAAGAGGGGTGTATAGCGGATCAGGTGCACTAGTTCTGGTTTCAGAAAGCCTAATACTTGGCTCAGTTTTCACCATTACAAGGACAAGACATTGGAGAAAGAAGGTTGATCAGGAGATGAAGGTGAATGATGAACAAACACGATGA
- the LOC122081992 gene encoding LOW QUALITY PROTEIN: multiple RNA-binding domain-containing protein 1-like (The sequence of the model RefSeq protein was modified relative to this genomic sequence to represent the inferred CDS: inserted 2 bases in 1 codon; substituted 1 base at 1 genomic stop codon) translates to MNTSVKEHPPRIVCCQTAPKVLFIFLLFLHLFDVSTISKFDLLVFRNRSLRRMSWICVKNLPKYVADDRLREFFSQKGEVTDAKLMRTMDGKSRQFAFIGFRTEREAEEALKFFNNSFLDNSRLTCEVARKVGDPNMPRPWGRYSAMKLEKVDEENKKNIGTKSLIHVDTKGNVQNSKSSENDDPQLQEFLQVMQPRIKSKLWANDSMGVPLLEPNGRAGTKQLDEADGQQSGSNHLEYDENDKRENGSSNAHAAKQSGDVINDEVVSDMDYFKSRVKRQWSDSESDDDSPIEKYDQGSKESDIEEQCDPNQNEAPKDMVKKEASSETDGERDLSSRLNDAREEVLETGRLFVRNLPYSATEDDLAELFSKFGNVSQVHIVVDKDTKRSKGIAYVLYTIPESALRALEELDNSIFQGRLLHIMPAKQQNPSEKQQSSVAAGQASKTFKQKREEQKKASEASGDTQAWNSLFMCPDTVVENIARTLGVKKSDLLDREADDLAVRIALGETQVIAETKKALNNVGVNVAALEELAVGKTVGTGRSNHVLLVKNLPYGSSEGDLAKMFGKFGSLDKIIFSPTKTLALVVFLEAAEAHAAFKGFPPPPLFGCPSYLEWAPNDILSLSATAETKSHSNVIVGEQDVKRVLLEQRVEGILEVDMDPDRVESRSLFVKNLNFKTSDEGLRKHFSENMKERSRVPSSVIVQMKKHLKNGXTLSMAFGFIEFDSVETAKNVCRDLQGTVLDGHALILQLCHAKKDGQVAKKVDNDRSSTKIIVRNVAFEATEKDLKQLFSPFGQIKSLRLQMKLGSHRGFAFVEYVTKQEAQNALQALASTHLYGHHLVLERAKEGESLEEVQARTAAXFNGEENGFQNPMKLSKNRKQLAVVDEGSVKFQRIAD, encoded by the exons AtgaacacttctgtaaaagaacaccCTCCAAGAATAGTGTGTTGTCAAACGGCCCCTAAAGTGCTCTTCATATTCCTCCTATTTCTTCACTTGTTTGATGTTTCTACCATCTCGAAATTTGATCTTCTGGTGTTCCGCAATCGAAGCCTTAGGAGAAT gtcTTGGATTTGTGTCAAGAATTTACCTAAATATGTGGCAGACGATCGTCTTAGAGAGTTCTTCTCTCAGAAGGGAGAAGTTACCGACGCCAAACTCATGCGAACCAT GGATGGTAAGAGCAGGCAATTCGCTTTCATCGGGTTTCGAACTGAACGAGAAGCTGAAGAAGCTCTCAAGTTCTTTAATAACTCATTCCTGGATAACAGTAGACTTACATGTGAG GTTGCTCGTAAGGTTGGGGATCCAAATATGCCTCGACCATGGGGTCGGTATTCTGCAATGAAACTAGAGAAAGTGGATGAagagaacaagaaaaacatTGGTACCAAAAGCTTGATCCATGTAGATACCAAGGGGAATGTGCAGAATTCTAAAAGTAGTGAAAATGATGACCCTCAGCTTCAGGAATTTCTTCAGGTTATGCAGCCTCGTATTAAGTCAAAGTTGTGGGCAAATGATTCCATGGGAGTTCCCCTTCTTGAACCAAATGGTAGAGCTGGCACGAAACAGTTGGATGAGGCAGATGGACAACAATCGGGTTCAAATCATCTTGAATATGATGAAAAtgataaaagagaaaatgggtCATCGAATGCTCATGCAGCAAAGCAGTCAGGTGATGTGATCAATGATGAGGTTGTCTCAGACATGGATTATTTCAAGAGCAGAGTTAAGAGACAGTGGTCGGATTCAGAGAGTGATGATGATTCACCCATTGAAAAATATGATCAGGGTAGTAAGGAGTCAGACATAGAGGAGCAATGTGATCCCAATCAAAATGAAGCTCCAAAAGACATGGTTAAAAAGGAGGCCTCTTCTGAAACTGATGGTGAAAGAGACCTGTCATCAAGACTGAATGATGCAAGAGAAGAAGTTCTAGAGACTGGTCGTCTCTTTGTTCGCAATCTTCCATACAGCGCAAC TGAGGATGATCTGGCAGAGCTTTTCAGCAAATTTGGCAATGTCTCACAGGTCCATATAGTAGTTGATAAAGACACCAAGCGATCTAAAGGAATTGCTTACGTTCTTTATACAATTCCAGAATCTGCTCTTAG ggcATTGGAAGAATTAGACAATTCTATTTTCCAAGGCAGATTGCTGCACATTATGCCAGCAAAGCAACAAAATCCTTCTGAGAAGCAACA GTCTAGTGTTGCTGCTGGTCAAGCTTCAAAAACTTTTAAGCAAAAGAGGGAGGAACAGAAGAAAGCATCTGAAGCTAGTGGAGATACACAAGCATGGAACAGCTTGTTCATGTGCCCTGATAC GGTTGTTGAAAACATTGCCAGGACACTTGGTGTTAAGAAAAGTGATCTGCTTGACCGTGAAGCAGATGATCTTGCTGTGCGTATTGCTTTGGGAGAAACTCAAGTGATTGCAGAGACCAAAAAGGCTCTGAATAATGTGGGAGTAAATGTTGCTGCATTGGAGGAATTAGCTGTTGGTAAAACTGTTGGCACTGGAAGAAGTAACCATGTTCTATTGGTGAAGAATTTACCTTATGGTTCTTCTGAAGGAGATCTTGCTAAGATGTTTGGGAAGTTTGGGAGTTtggataaaattattttttctccaACAAAAACATTGGCACTG GTTGTTTTCCTTGAAGCAGCTGAAGCACATGCAGCTTTCAAaggcttcccccccccccccctttttgg ATGTCCATCGTATTTGGAATGGGCCCCCAACGACATTCTTAGTTTGAGTGCAACAGCGGAGACCAAGTCACATAGTAATGTCATTGTTGGTGAACAAGATGTCAAGAGAGTGTTACTAGAGCAGCGCGTGGAAGGAATATTGGAAGTGGATATGGATCCTGATAGAGTTGAG TCTCGATCTCTATTTGTCAAGAACCTAAATTTCAAAACATCTGACGAGGGTTTGAGAAAGCATTTTAGTGAAAATATGAAGGAAAGATCCAGAGTACCAAG TTCTGTCATTGTGCAGATGAAGAAGCATCTGAAAAATGG AACTCTCTCAATGGCTTTTGGTTTTATTGAGTTCGATTCTGTAGAAACGGCGAAAAATGTGTGCAGGGATTTACAG GGAACTGTTTTGGATGGTCATGCTCTTATTTTGCAACTTTGTCATGCCAAGAAGGATGGGCAAGTAGCAAAAAAAGTTGACAATGATAGGAGTTCAACAAAAATAATTGTGAGAAATGTTGCTTTTGAGGCTACAGAGAAAGATCTAAAGCAACTATTTAGTCCATTTGGCCAG ATTAAAAGCTTAAGGCTGCAAATGAAGTTGGGAAGCCATAGAGGCTTTGCATTTGTGGAGTATGTCACAAAGCAAGAGGCACAGAATGCACTTCAAGCTCTTGCAAGCAcccatctgtatggtcaccaTCTG GTCTTGGAACGAGCAAAAGAAGGTGAGAGTTTGGAAGAAGTACAGGCTAGAACTGCTGCATAGTTCAATGGTGAGGAAAATGGGTTTCAGAACCCAATGAAGTTGTCCAAGAACAGGAAACAGTTGGCTGTTGTTGATGAAGGCAGTGTTAAGTTTCAAAGAATTGCAGATTAG
- the LOC122081755 gene encoding protein MODIFYING WALL LIGNIN-1-like isoform X1 produces the protein MEKNQPSYAFSVFCSIFISLGLVAFSTCIAAEFKRIRLGFLKLKDMKLDGELCFLPRSSASGLGLVALICLLVAQIIGNLMIGSQFCLKEKKTSDPAKKQWIPIILLVLSWISSGLAIILLGTAISMSHRQPYGKGWLDGDCYFVRRGVYSGSGALVLVSESLILGSVFTITRTRHWRKKVDQEMKVNDEQTR, from the exons ATGGAAAAAAACCAACCTTCCTATGCCTTCTCAGTTTTCTGCTCAATCTTTATCTCTCTTGGCCTTGTTGCCTTCTCCACATGTATCGCCGCCGAGTTTAAGAGAATACGG CTTGGATTTTTGAAGTTAAAGGATATGAAATTGGATGGTGAACTCTGTTTTCTTCCACGGAGTTCGGCATCTGGGTTAGGCCTTGTGGCTTTGATATGTCTCCTGGTTGCTCAGATAATTGGAAACTTGATGATTGGAAGCCAATTTTgcttgaaagagaagaaaaccagTGACCCAGCCAAGAAGCAATGGATACCAATCatccttcttgttctatcttG GATCAGCTCTGGATTAGCAATTATATTATTGGGTACAGCCATAAGTATGAGCCATAGGCAACCCTATGGCAAAGGATGGTTAGATGGGGATTGCTACTTCGTTAGAAGAGGGGTGTATAGCGGATCAGGTGCACTAGTTCTGGTTTCAGAAAGCCTAATACTTGGCTCAGTTTTCACCATTACAAGGACAAGACATTGGAGAAAGAAGGTTGATCAGGAGATGAAGGTGAATGATGAACAAACACGATGA
- the LOC122081755 gene encoding protein MODIFYING WALL LIGNIN-2-like isoform X2, with amino-acid sequence MEKNQPSYAFSVFCSIFISLGLVAFSTCIAAEFKRIRLKDMKLDGELCFLPRSSASGLGLVALICLLVAQIIGNLMIGSQFCLKEKKTSDPAKKQWIPIILLVLSWISSGLAIILLGTAISMSHRQPYGKGWLDGDCYFVRRGVYSGSGALVLVSESLILGSVFTITRTRHWRKKVDQEMKVNDEQTR; translated from the exons ATGGAAAAAAACCAACCTTCCTATGCCTTCTCAGTTTTCTGCTCAATCTTTATCTCTCTTGGCCTTGTTGCCTTCTCCACATGTATCGCCGCCGAGTTTAAGAGAATACGG TTAAAGGATATGAAATTGGATGGTGAACTCTGTTTTCTTCCACGGAGTTCGGCATCTGGGTTAGGCCTTGTGGCTTTGATATGTCTCCTGGTTGCTCAGATAATTGGAAACTTGATGATTGGAAGCCAATTTTgcttgaaagagaagaaaaccagTGACCCAGCCAAGAAGCAATGGATACCAATCatccttcttgttctatcttG GATCAGCTCTGGATTAGCAATTATATTATTGGGTACAGCCATAAGTATGAGCCATAGGCAACCCTATGGCAAAGGATGGTTAGATGGGGATTGCTACTTCGTTAGAAGAGGGGTGTATAGCGGATCAGGTGCACTAGTTCTGGTTTCAGAAAGCCTAATACTTGGCTCAGTTTTCACCATTACAAGGACAAGACATTGGAGAAAGAAGGTTGATCAGGAGATGAAGGTGAATGATGAACAAACACGATGA